Part of the Lolium rigidum isolate FL_2022 chromosome 6, APGP_CSIRO_Lrig_0.1, whole genome shotgun sequence genome, TGAGTAGTGGGCTAGGGATTGGAGTCCTTGGAGTATAGTTTTTGAAAAttctttgtattttttttcttcattttagCTATGTAAATTATGACTTTTTATCTATGCAATTTATCAAAATCAATACATTTGCGTCGGGCTGCTAGGGCAACCCCGATCCAAACGAAAAAAATGTAGCGGCAACACCGAATTTATGTTTGTAGTCTGACGCGAAAggaccaaaataaaaaaaatagataatGAGCGCTTTATTATTTAAAGAAGAGGACCGGAATAAATACATTTAATATATCGTGTCAGACGTGTGGCGTGTCGTGGAGATGCGTTACTTCCTCTTCACAGGTTGGCACGGATTTGGCCCAGAAGGCGAGAGGGCCCATGAGCGTTCAGgttggccatagtgctagtattataggtagtatcatgcatcctaggcccacaaaaatgatgatgtggcatctaattaatgaggagagataggattagagtaacataggtatatactgtatcatagcgcatgttatgagaaaagtaaataccaaatagatcttgtacatagatttacattgggattctacaaaataataaatttacaagtttatgatactacactataataccacccactatagaaatagtatcatagacaagtattatatgcatgatactagtatatgatactatgcactatgaccagcctcagTCGAATCGCCCAACACGCTGGCCCAGAACGCGAGGGGGCGCATGACCTTCCGTATTCAACAGTTAAAGCCCGACGGTTTAAGTCCCTGCTTCGCCTCTATAAATTGGTTCCAACTAAACGCCATGGCATACAGTGATAGATCGAGCTACAATTGCACCGTCGCCACGGCGGAACTTGCTGCCGGAGAAGGTATGCGCGCATGGTCGAGCAGCGCTCTGAACTGCTACACTGTTCCTCGCCATGTTCGGGTCTCTGAATTCACCAGACACTGTAACTCTTTTCAGTTTCCAAACTGCAGGATATCGATCAATGGACGCTGCGCTGCCGCCCGTGCTAGAGGAGGAACCGCCAGCAAGGGACTGGTCGCTGCTGCCCCTCGACGTGCTCTCTTCCGTCTTCGTCAGGGTAGGCGCGGTCGACGTCCTCATGGGCGCCGGCCTCATGTGCCGCTCGTGGCTCCAGGCGGCGATGGTGCCAGACGTGTGGCGTGTCGTGGACATCGAGAGCCGTGAGCACATCCTGTGGTCGAAGAAATTCTGtacagtggacatgatgattaggGCGGCCATCGACCGTTCCGATGGACAGCTTCAGGTGTTCGTCGGGAGGCTGTTTGGCTCCGTCGAGCTCGTCAAGTATATCGTGGAAAGGTGTCCTCTACTTCTCTTCCGTCATTTGCTTGCAGCTGTGAAAGTTTATTAAGCAATTACACCTCCGTGCCAGTAAAATTCTCAACACTAGTTCTATCCTCTAATACTGGATTGGTCCCCCCTTTTTTTGCAGGTCACCCTCGCTCAGGAAACTTCGGCTTGTATTGTGCTTTATCGACATCTTCATCAGACCACGCGTCCCCGTCGGTGTGCGACTCGCCAGTGTCATAAGAGAGTCACCTCTAAGGGAGCTCCGTTGCCTTGAATTTGAAAGCGGTGACCTCACTGCGGGAGAACTGACCGCCATCCTTGAGAACTGTCCTGTCCTGGAGGTTCTTACGGTGCGCAAGAGCGTATGGATGAACGACGAAGAAGAGCATGAACTGCGGGCGAGATTTCACGGGATCAAGACCATGACGATCGAGCGTCTTGATTGCGGGGGTACTACTTATTCTGAGAACGATTACGGGTACAGTGACTACATTGATTATTGAAGTTGAGAGGACAGGTTAAGCGTGGCTTGAGAGTTATTTTGTGGGATCAGTCTATGTCTCATTATCTGTCTCGACTGAGATTAATTTTCTGAAATCTCGAACAGTTCAGCAATGTGCAACTACTTTGCAACAGAGTGGAAGTTTAtcaaagtatagtactttgcaatttgTTGAATCGACTTAGACTTGAGAAAATATGTCACCTGAAATTTATCAATGTATTTTGCGATCTCTGGTTTAAGATGTTTGAGTTTTGTCTTGCCTTTTTGGGTTTTCCCTTCccaatacatttgtatctttagAGCACCTTGTTAACGAATTACATCCTTATTTTTgcatattgatttttttttgcgaTAGAAAAGATAGAGCCTTGAGATCAGCGATATGAGCCGTATCAATTTTAAATAACCAACACTGGGCCCCTACCAATATATACCGTGCCCGAGCATGGTGCATGTAAATAATATCAATTATTGGGTTTCTTACAGAATTAGTGATAAATTCTGAGTTCTTAGCATAAAGCTACCACTTTTTTGCTATAGTTTCAGAGAACTACTACTTCTCAATTTTTTTTGCACAAATCTACCACTATACGGCAATTTTTTGGCAATGTGCACTAATCGAACACTGTGGTTACAAATTGACAGTCTGACAAGAAGGACCCACATACAGGGATGACTTGGAACGACACACAAAAAATGTGGGAAGCGTCCTCGAATTTTCTCCTGGAATCCTGGCGAGCTCTTTTCTAGGCGGCGGCCAATCCTTCGCAAGGAGATCCATGTAAATTAGTCATCTCGCTATTTTACTGACATTGCCGGGACTCTGAGTCATACTGGAGTTCCAAAATTACAATATACATAGTTTTAACCGATCAATTCCCTGCTACCGCTGCAGGTTCAACGTTTTTACCAATCAATTCCCTGCTACTAGAGCTACCGATTGAAGGTTAAGCAGATCCGCTGAAACGTGTGTTATATCCAGTCTCCTGGCAACGACGTCGGAGAGAATTGGTGCAGACTGACACGACAATAGCTCCCCCCTACTCATGCTCATGCAGATCGACACGACAAGAGAATTGGTGCAGATCAACAAAACGTGCTAGCCGCTCTGatgtttttaaaacaaaatagcAGATTCGTACTTCTAAACTAGCCAACCGGCTCAACCAGTCAAGGTGAATCGTGGAGCGCCGTACTACTACTGCAAGAGTGGGTATCCGTCCACTGACTCAATGAGCGAAATCATCGTCCGTGAGTCATGAATATAATCAATGGTTTTTGTTAGGGTCGCCGACGATCTGAACGAGATGCATTATGGCAGGTGTACTTGCTAACCAACCCCGGAACCTGCGCGGAGCCATGGTCGACGACCATGTTGTCAAAGCACATGGGTGAGGTTTCAAGGCTCGGAAATTTGTAGGTACTCGGGGAGAGCTTCCCCAGCTTTAGACGTACGAAAAGATGGCTATTATCCGGTGGAGGGGAAACGTGATGACGGGAGGGGATGGACGCGGCGACAATGGCCAAACGGAGTCGGAGATGACGAgcatggcaacgacacaacaaatCATAGCAGGATGTAGACGAGGAGGTTTTAGGAAGCCCATGAGAGAAAATGGGATAGCAGACGGCGGgatggtgatgtctacgggtgcttctattcttgtagacagtgttgggcctacaagagcagagatttgtagaacagcagcagttttcccttaagtggatcacccaaggtttatcgaactcagggaggaagaggtcaaagatatccctctcaagcaaccctgcgatcacgatacaagaagtctcttgtgtccccaacacacctaatacacttgtcaaatgtataggtgcactagttcggcgaagagatagtgaaatacaagtggtatgaatgaatatgagcagtagtaacgacgccagaaaatagcttgctggcgtgcagttgatggtagtaatattgcaggaagtaaagatgcagtaaaacagta contains:
- the LOC124664272 gene encoding F-box protein SKIP19-like → MAYSDRSSYNCTVATAELAAGEGYRSMDAALPPVLEEEPPARDWSLLPLDVLSSVFVRVGAVDVLMGAGLMCRSWLQAAMVPDVWRVVDIESREHILWSKKFCTVDMMIRAAIDRSDGQLQVFVGRLFGSVELVKYIVERSPSLRKLRLVLCFIDIFIRPRVPVGVRLASVIRESPLRELRCLEFESGDLTAGELTAILENCPVLEVLTVRKSVWMNDEEEHELRARFHGIKTMTIERLDCGGTTYSENDYGYSDYIDY